The segment TACTACTTTTACTAACTGACCGTTGGTGTGATTGGGAAGCAAGCTATGCTATAGCTGTTGCTCACTCCTTTTCAGACTATAATGTTATAACAATTGGGATTGATACTATAGACAAAGTATCAATGGGTGGCATTAAAGCCAAAGTTGATTTCAGCATAAACGACTATAGCAATTTTGATAACCTTGCTTTGGTTATCATGACTGGTGGTCTTTCATGGGAAGAAAATGATTATGATGAAATAGCAGACTTTGTCAAAAAAGTTAGGAGCTATAAAATACCTGTTTCAGCAATTTGCGGTGCAACTTACTTTTTGTGCAAACATGGATTCCTCAATGATATAAAACATACGGGCGATTCTTTAGAACTGTTTCAAGGTGTAAAAGGATATGTGGGAGAAAGGCATTATATACCAGCTCAAGTAGTTTATGATAAAGGATTTATGACAGCCAATGAAACTGCAGCGGTTGAATTTGCCTATGAAATTTTCAAAATCCTAAAAGTTGACAGCGAAGAGGAAATGGAACAATGGTTCGACAATTTCCAGAATGGAGCAATTCGCTAAATTGAAACTATGTATCGTTAGCCATTACACATCGGTTCTTTAAAAGATGATAAGTAATATGTGAAAAATGATATTCCATTAGAGGACGCAATCGTTTTTATACCCGCTTAGCGAATAAAAATATGAACCCTAAGGGCTCATAGTATATTATATGAATATCAATGCTCATGCTTCCATTGATCGTGTTAAGGGTGAAATAGTTAGCATGACAGCTTAAGATCTTACTACTTTTGAAACGTGCAGGTGAAGATGCTCGATTTAAAAAGATACGCAGAAATTTATTGTAAAAAAATAAGCAAACGCCATTTTGTAAGCTTAGTCAAAATGGCGTTTGCTATTGTTTAAATGCGAGCAGAGCCGCTTGTAAATTGAGCATCCTGATAATACATATTTTTTACCAGCACATTGGGACCAAGGCATTTCACGGCTGGACAATGGCAATTAAGGGATTTAGCTAAATCCGTTGCCATCCATTTATCAAAAATAGCTGGTAATGTATCATGGACAATATTGCCTAATGCTGGTGTATCACCAAAATCTGTTACGATAACATCGCCTGTAAAAATATTGACGTTTAAGCGTGAACGACCATCTGGATCATTACGCATTGTGACATTTTTCGCTGTGCGTAGCCGCTGTAATAATTGTTGATCTTCTTTATTCGGACTACATGGATAGAAGGGCAGCGTACCAAAAAGCATCCATGTCTGTTCCTCTCGAATATCTAACAGATGATGAATGGCTTTACGTGTTTCCTCTAATGTTAAAGAAGTAAGAGCACTGGCAAAATCAGATGGGTACATGGGATGCACCTCATGCCTCGCACATTTCATTTCATGAATAATTTGATGATGAATATGTGCCAAATAAGGCAATGTTTTTTTATTGAGCATTGTTTCAGCAGATACCATCACGCCATGCTCAGCTAGCATTTTAGCGTTATCAATCATGCGTTGGAATAAAGCTGCACGTTGGTCATATGTTGGCTTGCGCTCCATCATTGCAAAGCCTGTTTCTACAAATTCATCAATTGTTCCCCAGTTATGAGAAATATGTAATACATCTAAATACGGGGCAATTTGTAAATAGCGTGCTGGCTCCAATGTTAAGTTGGAATTAATTTGTGTTCGTACACCTCGTTCATGTGCATATTTTAACAGTGGCAATACATAGTTTTGCACAGATTTTTTACTTAGCATTGGTTCGCCACCTGTAATACTAATTGTTTTTAAATGGGGAATTTCCTCTAAGCGCTGTAAAATTAAGTCGATTGGCAATGCTTCAGGGTCTTTATGTTGTAATGTATAGCCAACTGCACAGTGTGCACAGCGCATATTGCACAGTGTTGTTGTGGTAAACTCAATATTTGAGAGCGTCATATGTCCATGCTGTTCAACATCTAAATAAGCCTCCCATGGATCAAAGACAGGTGTAATTTTTTGTAAGGTTGTCATCTTTCGTACATCTTCCTTTCTAGCATTCTATTCTCTCATATTCGCCGATAATTTTAAATATGAATTGTAAGAATGGGCTATTTTAGGGATAGATGAATATTTTTTGACTTATAAAGATAAAAGGCTGAGAGGGATAGTTATTCATAAACTATTTAAACAAGCCCTCTCTGTTGGCTATTTTTTTGATAAAAGATAAAAGGTATCACTAAAAATAACGCATAGGCAAAAGACATCCATACAGTAAAGGCAATCACCTGTGCCTCGCTAAATGTTGGAAAAACGATCTGATGATATGATAAAGAAAATGTATCTAACACTAAACCAATCACAGTACCACTTATTCCAAACTTTATGGCTGCATGGCTTGTTGTATCAAAGAGTACATACAAATATGTCACACCGTATAATAAAACAGCCGTTCCCACTAATAATAAAAAAATACTTAGGATAAACTTATTTGTCATTGGACTAAAGAGTATATACACGCCAAAAAATCTAAAGAATAATGTAGCAAATAACCATATTAAAACACTCCACATCGCTGTGAATAAATAGCCCTTCATTCATTGTCCCCCTTTACTAAGCACATGAACTAATTGCTCCAATTCCTTATATGTTTTTTCAACAGGAAAATCCTTCTGTAATAATGCTTGTAATGCCAATCCATCAACCATCGCATTCAATAAAATACCCCACGTTTCAAGTGACACGTCCTCTATTGGCGAAGCTGTCCATAGACTGGATAAATTCTCTGTTAAAGCCTCATTTTCTGCCCTTATAATTTCACCAAGCTTGCCCCTTATTTTGTCATTGTTAAAGCTGGATGTAACGAGTAGAAAAAATAATTGGTGAAAATATGAATCGTAGGAGCAACGACTTTTAGCGGATGCAATGGCTTGCTCTATCGCCTGTTCTCTACTTTGTGATAGTTCTTGCCAACTTGTATCACAAATATCCTGTACAATATCCAATAACAGTTGTTCCTTCGTTTTAAAATGATAATAGATTGTGCCCTGTGTTACACCTGCTGCTTCGGCTACTGCCTTTAACGTAAATTTGTCGATACCTTTCTCCACCAAACAGTCCCTTGCATATTTAATCAGCTGCTCTTTACTAATGCCATTTGGTTTTGCCATTTTATCACCACCTTTTAGTTAGTCAAATAACTAACTTTATTTTAACAATTAACAATTATGATTTCAATTAGTTCTTTGCACTCAAAAAGCCGTATTCATCCAACAGAATACGGCTTTACATAATTATAGCAATTCCTTTGCTAAAAACTTATAGCAATCTAAACGACTTTCTAATGTATATTGGTTACAGTTGAGCATCACTTCATCAAAGCCATAGTGCTCTTGTTCAGCGCTTAAAAATGCTGCAATATCTTTTGGTGTACCAACAAGATTGGCTTTACGATTATGTTCAATTGTTAATTTATCCATTTCTGATAATGGATAATCTTTCGCTTCTTCTGGTGATATCGTTTGAATAATTTGCCCCTTCATGAGCTGTAAACGAGAAATATCAATAGGTTTTGCCAAATATTCCGCTTCCTCTAGCGTGGGTGCAACCGTTGCCGCATAGGTCACAATAATTTGAGGCTTTTCCATATAATAAGAAGGTGTAAAGTGAGCTTTATACGTATCAAAAATATCCTTGGACATATTGCCTGTGAAAAATTGTGCATAGGAATACCCTACGCCAAGCTGTCCTGCCTGCATCGCACTTTGACCGCTTGAACCGAGCAGCCAAGCCTCTGGTAATGGCACGTTGACAGGTGCTGCCACGACCTGATCATAGACATGTTCGCCTGTTTTTTGATTATTCATTAGCTTTAAAATAATTTCCAGCTTATCATATTGCTCCGTAAAACGTTGCCTTCTACCCTCTGCTAATGCATAAATAGAGGCAGGGTCACCGCCTGGTGCTCGCCCCACGCCAAAGTCAATACGATTTGGAGCTAGTCCAACTAATGTTTTAAAAACCTCCGCAATTTTATACGGTGAATAATGCATCATCATTACGCCACCTGTGCCGATACGAAGACGTTTCGTTTTCGCAGCTAAAAAAGCAGCGGTCACTTCGGGAGCTGAGCTTGCCAGCGACTGACTATTATGGTGCTCTGCGAGCCACATACGATGGTAGCCAAGCTCTTCACCTAATAGCGCCAATTGCTCTGTGCGTTGGAAAGCTTCCTCTGCTGAATGACCTTTTGGTATTGGCATTTGATCTAAAATACTTAACTTCATTCAAAACATCCTCTCTATCTGTATGCTCCCCCCTTTACTGTAATATAAGTTGCATTATTTACAAAGCAAAAAACCTTACTCATAAGCTAACTGCTTCATTTCCCATGTTTGATAAACTAGACCTACTAGCCTTTGCTTTTGTGCTACACTTAACACCGTATCATTAAATTTCAGCCCTTGTAGTGAAAATTGCTTTGTTTGATCATTCACTACAAATTGTAAAATGGCATGTCCTTTTTCACCTTGAAACGTAATATCGCCTGATAATTCTACAACATGCTCCCCCGTTTTCGCTTCATAATAACGCCAATAAGGCTCAAAAAAGGCATAGTTAAAAGCATTGCGTACCGTAACATCTGAAAAATTTTCTAAATAGCCCTCTTTGACCATATCAATATATGCATGATTGGTTATATCTTTTTGGGCATTAAAAACATACCCCACAAGCACGCCCATAAATACTACACAAAGAAATACACGGATATGATTGCCTAAACTCATATGACTCACGTCCCCTTTATAGCAAAACACTGTTAGCTCCATCATACATTAAAATGCATGCTTAAAGTAGAAAATATTTGATTATTATAGATATTTTACGTATTCACTAAAAATACGATGTGCTTTTTTACTTAAAACTTATTTATGACCATTCTATTATGATGGAAAAATACATATGCCTATTTTTTAGCATTGCACTGTGGCAGACTAAAGCGTACGCTATCTTTTTTTCAATACGATTAACTTTTTTCGCCCCTTTGTACGTCTAGTACATGTATACAATTTGACAATGTAAAAAAGGAGCTTCTTTGGACATGAAAACAAGAAATGCATTTCAACATGAAGAGGTGTTTGTCCAATTTATTCGCGAACAAAAAGAGCGATTTTATTTGCTCGCCTATAGCTATACCAAAAATGAACAGGACGCACTCGATGTTGTACAGGATAGTATTCAAAAAGCCATGCTGTCATTAGATCGCCTTGAGCATGTTGCTTATATGAAAAGCTGGTTTTATAAAATCGTTGTCCGTACAGCGATTGATTTTTTACGCAAGCATAAACGCCTACAAGTAACCGATGACGATACATTGCATTATTTAACACCTGCCCAAGAAGATGTTTATGAAAATATCGACTTAGAGCATGCATTGGACGAGCTTCCGCAAATGTATCGGGAGGTTGTGATTCTTCATTATTTTGAGGATTTAAAGCTCGCAGACGTTGCGAACATTCTTGATATTAAGTTGAGCACTGCGAAGTCACGCCTTTATAAAGCATTAAAACTATTGAAAATACAATTGGAAGACGTGAAGGGAGAAAATACACATGGATAAAAAATTACAGGATGTCGAAAAACAATATACAAACATCCCGATTCCAAAGGAGCTGGATATGGTTGTTGAAGATGCGTTAAAACAAGGGCGCAAAAAACGAAAAAAGCGTGCACCACAATGGCTGCTCGGTACAGCAGCTGCCGCAATCTTGTTTACTGCTAGCTTAAATGTGAGCCCTGCAATGGCACGAACATTGTCAGAAATCCCTGTTGTTGGCAATGTTGTGAAAGTATTAACATGGACAGAATATAAGGTGACAGAAGACCGTTATGATGCCGATATTCAAGTGCCTTCTATTGAGAACTTAGAAAATCAAGAGCTTTCCTCTACATTAAATGAAAAATATCGCGCGCAAGGAAAAGCTTTGTATGATGCGTTTATTGCTGAAGTGGGTGATTTAAAGGCGAATGGTGGTGGTCACTTAGGTGTGGAGAGCGGCTTTGAAATCAAGACAGATAATGAGCAAATTTTATCCATTGGTCGCTATGTGGTCAACACAGTTGCCTCCTCTTCCACTGTTATGCAGTACGATACAATTGATAAAGAACATGAAATTTTAATTACCTTACCAATGCTTTTTAAAGATGAGCAGTATATTGATATTATTAGTGACAATATTAAAGAACAAATGCGTGCACAGATGGCAGCATCCAACCAAGAAAAAATCTATTGGGTAAAAGGTGCTGGTCTTCCAGATGAAGAACTTATAGAGGAATTTACAGCGATTCAACCAGATCAGCAGTTTTATATTTCTGATAAGGGCAAGCTAATGATCTCCTTCGATAAATACGAAGTCGCACCAGGCTATATGGGCGTTGTCGAGTTTGAAATTCCAACAGCTATCCTTAAAGACAGCCTTGTTAGTACAAAATATATTCATTAATACTGTATAAAGAAGACGCCTGCTATAACGGAGGCGTCTTTTTTTTGCTTATAAAGCTAGTGTTTTTTGTCTAAGCTAATATGTATCAATCAATGTTAGAGGGTTTTCATTATGAAAAGTGTAGGATCAATCGGTATTTTACATGTGATCTTCTTATCAATGACTGTTATTGGCTTAAAAAACCATGTAACTATTCTTCCACCGCTATTAGATACGGCAAAAAGAGATGGCTGGATATCTGTGCTCTTTGCTGCGACTGTTCTTTTCTTTTGGTTATTTCTTTTAGTATATATTCAGACAAAAACAAAGCAGGAACCAATTCGAGATTGGTTAAATCAAAAAATTGGTAAAGTTAGTGCGACGATTGTTATTTATATAATTGTTATTTACTTAATGGTTATTACAGCCTTTACAATGGTCGAAACATTGCAATGGGTAAACACAACCTTTTTACCGCAAACACCTGTTATTATTTTGCTGTTTATTTATACAATCCTTTGTGTTTTGCTTGTTACAACAAGTCTACAAACGATGGTCATTTTAAATGTATTTGTACTTTTTGGTGTTGTTGTTTTTGGCTTTTTTGTTGCCTTTACTAATCTACAAGTAAAAGATTATGATTTATTGCGCCCATTTTTTGAACATGGGCTACACCCTGTGATAAAAGGCATGATATTCCCAGCATCAGGATTTATTGAGCTATTTATACTATTATTTTTACAACATCAGTTTAAAGAGCGTATTCGTTGGTATCATTTTGCCATTATGCTCTTTATTCTTACAGGGCTTACATTAGGTCCACTTATTGGAGCTATTACAGAATTTGGTCCAACAGAAGCATCCAAGCAGCGCTACCCTGCCTATGAAGAATGGGGATTGGTTACACTTGGACGTTATATTGAACATCTGGACTTTTTCTCGATTTATCAATGGCTAACAGGAACTTTTATTCGTGTTAGTTTCTTGCTCTATATTGTGGCAGATTTATTGAAAATAACAGGGGACCCTAAGCGTATATGGAAAATGCTTGCGCCGCCCTTCTTTATTATTTGTTTGCCATTAATTATGTTAAATGAAAATTTATTTTTAAAGGTAAAAGGGAACTATATTTTAACGACCACCTTTATTTTTTTCTTTGCTCTTTCTATTTTTTTCGTAATTCTTGCTTCCTTGTCGGATAAATCTTCTCAAAAGGGGAAAACTGAAAATCAAGACATGGAAAGCGGTGAGTCATAATGCCTCAGCAAGAGCAGGCGCTAAAGCTGAAAACGTTAAAACAATTATTTCAAAAATCAGCAGATATTCACTTTCAGGAATATACCTTTCATCAACAGAAGGTACATTTTATTACTTGTGATGCAATGATCGATCAGCAAATGCTGAATGAAGTGATTATTCAACGTATTCAATATTTCTATGATCATTTCGAAGAGATACCCTTTGAGGAAAACATTACACGTCATTTGCATATACCAAATATCCAAAAAATACAGGATAAGGAACAGCTTATTACATTAGTCTATAACGGCTCGTTATTGCTCTATTTTGATAGGGAGCAGCTATTATATGCCTGCGATATTGCGAAAAAGCCAAATCGTCAGCCTGAAGAAACACGTATGGAAGTGATTGTGAAAGGGCCTAGAGATAATTTTATTGAAGATATTCGTGTCAATATCGCATTACTACGCAAGCGATTGCCGACCAATTCTTTTTGCGTGGAAAAAATGGATATTGGCAAGCGCTCTAAAACAACAGTCGCCATTCTTTATTTTGATGATATTGTGGATATGACGATTTTACATGGGATTAAGAAGCAATTAGCAGCGATTGATACAGATATTGTTTTTAGTGGCGATTTACTAATGGAGCGTGTCAATAAAAATTCCAAGCTCTTTCCAAAGTTTGATTATACAGGACGACCCGATTATGCAGTACAAGCATTAGCAAGAGGACGGTTTGTTATTTTTGTGGATGGTGTCGCCTATGCGGTGATTACACCTGTTAATTTATTTTTATTACTTAAATCCGCTGAGGATAATGAATATCCTATTATTTTTAGCTCCCTTGAACGATTATTAAGGATTGTTGGTATTCTGATTGGCTTATTGCTCCCTGCTTTTTGGCTTGCCTTGACGACCTATCATCAAAACCAATTACCATTACAGCTACTGGCAACGGTTGTACAAGCAAAGGCTGGGCTACCACTTCCTTCTTCATTGGAGATGCTATTGATGCTGCTTATGTTTGAATTATTTCGTGAGGCAGGTTTACGTCTTCCTTCTGTTATTGGTGGAACCATTAGTGTTGTGGGTGGATTAATTATAGGGGATGCAGCAATTCGTGCAGGTGTAACAAGCCCTGAAATGATTGTTGTTATCGCTATTTCTACAATTGCCTCCTTTACATTAGTTAATCAATCCCTTGTGACCTCCATTAGCATATTGCGCGTTGGCTTTATTTTTGCAAGTGCCTTTTTAGGACTATTTGGCTTTTTTGTTTCCATATACCTAACATTTTTATACTTGTGTAATATTCGAATTTACGGTTACTCTTACATGAACCTAGGAACGGATTTAAACTGGGCTACTCTTAAGAAATCCATTTTCCGACTATCACCTAAAGGTTACTCAGAGCGTAATAAAGCACTTGCCCCTCAAGATTTTACAAGAACCTCTAAAATTCCTAATCGTAAAGAGCAATAAAACCAATAGTATCCCTCAAAAATTGGAAGGGATGCTATTGGTTTATTCTAATGGATTATACTTTAAACCTTTGTACTTCCTCCTGTAGCTCCTGTGCATTTTCACTTAAGGTTGTTGCGACATGTGTGACCTCATTCATCGTGGCAGACTGCTCCTCCATCGCTGCTGCCACTGTATCAATATTGCTGGAAATTGTTCGCGCTCCTGTGGCAATTTCTGCTACTGAGGCAGATACTTGCTCAGCGCTTGCTGATAGCTCCTCTGCTGTTGCCGATACCTCTTGAATTTGATGGGTCATATCACCCACTGCCCCCACAATTGTTTCAAACGACTCGCCAGCCTTTGTAATAACAACGACCCCGTCCTGCACTGATACTAACGAGCTTGCCATCGCACGCTCCACATTTTCAGTATCCTGCTGAATTTCCGTTGTCAGCGCTGTAATGCTATTGGCGGATGTTTTCGATTCCTCTGCCAGCTTGCGCACCTCATCTGCCACGACCGCAAAGCCTTTCCCATGCTCTCCTGCACGTGCTGCCTCAATCGCTGCATTTAACGCTAATAAATTGGTTTGCTCTGTAATCTCTGTAATCACCTTTGTGATATTGCCAATTTCCTCTGTTTGCTTTGCCAGCTTTTGCACCAGCTCATTGACCGTAGAGGCAGACTCATTAATCACACCCATTTGCTTTTGGGCATCCGCAATAATGGCTGTCCCATTTGTCGCAGTATCACTGGCATGTAGGGAGGAGCTATGCAGCACTTGGGACGCCTCCGCAATACGCTGAATGCCCTGTGCGGTTTCCTCCATCGCAATAGCACTTTCATGCGCTGCACCTGTAGCAGCCTGTGAATTTTCGGCTGTTTCCGCTGCCTGCTTGGTCACATCCTCTGTTGTGGCAGTCATTTCCTCTGCGCTCGCGGACAGCTCCTCCGCAGACGTACTTAATCGCTCCGCATTGGATTGGATATGGGTAATTAAATCGCGTAAATTCCCCTTCATATTGTTAAAGATTGTGCCTAATTTGCCAAGCTCATCCTTAGAGGCAATCGTAATATCCTCCTGCGATAAATCACCATCCCCAATCACAGCTGCACCCGCCATAAGGCTTTGTAGTGGCTTTGTAATAGCACGACGCACAAAAAAGATTAACCCTATACCAATTACTATACTAACAACTAAAATAATGATAGAGATAGTGCGTGCATTCATAATAGCCGAGAATGTAGACTCCTCAATCTCCTCCATTTGTGCCATTTGATATTCTTCCATCTTTGCGGCTATATCAAATGACTGTAGATTAATCGTTGAAATCGTTGTATTTAGGATGGATGTCGCTTGCTCAATATCATCATTATCAATAGCTGCTAATAGTTTTGGCATTTCCGTCTTAAATTGGTTATTGGATTCATTGACTTGTGCCCACCACTCCTTCATTTCCTTCGACTTCACATAATCCCCTAACGTAGCAATCGTCTTCTCCAGTCCCTTTTCCGCGTTTAATAGTTGTTCTTCATTGCTAGTGGATGGATTTAAAATCATTGCACGAATAAACACTTCTTGTGTGGCAATCCCAAAGCGTATTTCCTCTATTAGAAGAAGTTGCTTTAAACGAGAATTCATTGCTTCTTTTGTGCGTTTATCAATAGTATTCAAGTTAAAAATATTACTCCCTATAGAAACAGCAAGTAAAAAAATAAAAATTAAAAACGATATATTTAGTTTTTTGCCTACGCTCATAATAGCCACCCTTTTGTTGTATAGTATAGTTTGTCATCGTTATTGATATGTAACATAACACTATTAGTACTGATAGTATGTATTCTAATGCAGCTATGCTTGATTTTTGGTGGCACATCTGTCAAATGCCACTTGAATGGAACCTCGAATAAGTATCACTATTCGAAGTTCTATTCAACAGCTAGAACAGGGATATTTACAAACCTCTTACTAAATATTTTCCCCATTCTCTCATGGCTATTTTTTCTCCTGCTTCAGCTGCTCGTTTTAGCCAGTATTCACCCTCCTTCACATTTTGCTCCATATTTTCACCTTTAATCATATAAATACCTAATAATCTCATAGCAA is part of the Lysinibacillus sp. FSL K6-0232 genome and harbors:
- a CDS encoding type 1 glutamine amidotransferase family protein; translated protein: MKKNEILLLLTDRWCDWEASYAIAVAHSFSDYNVITIGIDTIDKVSMGGIKAKVDFSINDYSNFDNLALVIMTGGLSWEENDYDEIADFVKKVRSYKIPVSAICGATYFLCKHGFLNDIKHTGDSLELFQGVKGYVGERHYIPAQVVYDKGFMTANETAAVEFAYEIFKILKVDSEEEMEQWFDNFQNGAIR
- the yfkAB gene encoding radical SAM/CxCxxxxC motif protein YfkAB, whose protein sequence is MTTLQKITPVFDPWEAYLDVEQHGHMTLSNIEFTTTTLCNMRCAHCAVGYTLQHKDPEALPIDLILQRLEEIPHLKTISITGGEPMLSKKSVQNYVLPLLKYAHERGVRTQINSNLTLEPARYLQIAPYLDVLHISHNWGTIDEFVETGFAMMERKPTYDQRAALFQRMIDNAKMLAEHGVMVSAETMLNKKTLPYLAHIHHQIIHEMKCARHEVHPMYPSDFASALTSLTLEETRKAIHHLLDIREEQTWMLFGTLPFYPCSPNKEDQQLLQRLRTAKNVTMRNDPDGRSRLNVNIFTGDVIVTDFGDTPALGNIVHDTLPAIFDKWMATDLAKSLNCHCPAVKCLGPNVLVKNMYYQDAQFTSGSARI
- a CDS encoding DUF5367 family protein encodes the protein MKGYLFTAMWSVLIWLFATLFFRFFGVYILFSPMTNKFILSIFLLLVGTAVLLYGVTYLYVLFDTTSHAAIKFGISGTVIGLVLDTFSLSYHQIVFPTFSEAQVIAFTVWMSFAYALFLVIPFIFYQKNSQQRGLV
- a CDS encoding TetR/AcrR family transcriptional regulator, with the protein product MAKPNGISKEQLIKYARDCLVEKGIDKFTLKAVAEAAGVTQGTIYYHFKTKEQLLLDIVQDICDTSWQELSQSREQAIEQAIASAKSRCSYDSYFHQLFFLLVTSSFNNDKIRGKLGEIIRAENEALTENLSSLWTASPIEDVSLETWGILLNAMVDGLALQALLQKDFPVEKTYKELEQLVHVLSKGGQ
- a CDS encoding LLM class flavin-dependent oxidoreductase, which encodes MKLSILDQMPIPKGHSAEEAFQRTEQLALLGEELGYHRMWLAEHHNSQSLASSAPEVTAAFLAAKTKRLRIGTGGVMMMHYSPYKIAEVFKTLVGLAPNRIDFGVGRAPGGDPASIYALAEGRRQRFTEQYDKLEIILKLMNNQKTGEHVYDQVVAAPVNVPLPEAWLLGSSGQSAMQAGQLGVGYSYAQFFTGNMSKDIFDTYKAHFTPSYYMEKPQIIVTYAATVAPTLEEAEYLAKPIDISRLQLMKGQIIQTISPEEAKDYPLSEMDKLTIEHNRKANLVGTPKDIAAFLSAEQEHYGFDEVMLNCNQYTLESRLDCYKFLAKELL
- a CDS encoding RNA polymerase sigma factor, coding for MKTRNAFQHEEVFVQFIREQKERFYLLAYSYTKNEQDALDVVQDSIQKAMLSLDRLEHVAYMKSWFYKIVVRTAIDFLRKHKRLQVTDDDTLHYLTPAQEDVYENIDLEHALDELPQMYREVVILHYFEDLKLADVANILDIKLSTAKSRLYKALKLLKIQLEDVKGENTHG
- a CDS encoding RsiV family protein, whose translation is MDKKLQDVEKQYTNIPIPKELDMVVEDALKQGRKKRKKRAPQWLLGTAAAAILFTASLNVSPAMARTLSEIPVVGNVVKVLTWTEYKVTEDRYDADIQVPSIENLENQELSSTLNEKYRAQGKALYDAFIAEVGDLKANGGGHLGVESGFEIKTDNEQILSIGRYVVNTVASSSTVMQYDTIDKEHEILITLPMLFKDEQYIDIISDNIKEQMRAQMAASNQEKIYWVKGAGLPDEELIEEFTAIQPDQQFYISDKGKLMISFDKYEVAPGYMGVVEFEIPTAILKDSLVSTKYIH
- a CDS encoding endospore germination permease — protein: MKSVGSIGILHVIFLSMTVIGLKNHVTILPPLLDTAKRDGWISVLFAATVLFFWLFLLVYIQTKTKQEPIRDWLNQKIGKVSATIVIYIIVIYLMVITAFTMVETLQWVNTTFLPQTPVIILLFIYTILCVLLVTTSLQTMVILNVFVLFGVVVFGFFVAFTNLQVKDYDLLRPFFEHGLHPVIKGMIFPASGFIELFILLFLQHQFKERIRWYHFAIMLFILTGLTLGPLIGAITEFGPTEASKQRYPAYEEWGLVTLGRYIEHLDFFSIYQWLTGTFIRVSFLLYIVADLLKITGDPKRIWKMLAPPFFIICLPLIMLNENLFLKVKGNYILTTTFIFFFALSIFFVILASLSDKSSQKGKTENQDMESGES
- a CDS encoding spore germination protein, encoding MPQQEQALKLKTLKQLFQKSADIHFQEYTFHQQKVHFITCDAMIDQQMLNEVIIQRIQYFYDHFEEIPFEENITRHLHIPNIQKIQDKEQLITLVYNGSLLLYFDREQLLYACDIAKKPNRQPEETRMEVIVKGPRDNFIEDIRVNIALLRKRLPTNSFCVEKMDIGKRSKTTVAILYFDDIVDMTILHGIKKQLAAIDTDIVFSGDLLMERVNKNSKLFPKFDYTGRPDYAVQALARGRFVIFVDGVAYAVITPVNLFLLLKSAEDNEYPIIFSSLERLLRIVGILIGLLLPAFWLALTTYHQNQLPLQLLATVVQAKAGLPLPSSLEMLLMLLMFELFREAGLRLPSVIGGTISVVGGLIIGDAAIRAGVTSPEMIVVIAISTIASFTLVNQSLVTSISILRVGFIFASAFLGLFGFFVSIYLTFLYLCNIRIYGYSYMNLGTDLNWATLKKSIFRLSPKGYSERNKALAPQDFTRTSKIPNRKEQ
- a CDS encoding methyl-accepting chemotaxis protein, encoding MSVGKKLNISFLIFIFLLAVSIGSNIFNLNTIDKRTKEAMNSRLKQLLLIEEIRFGIATQEVFIRAMILNPSTSNEEQLLNAEKGLEKTIATLGDYVKSKEMKEWWAQVNESNNQFKTEMPKLLAAIDNDDIEQATSILNTTISTINLQSFDIAAKMEEYQMAQMEEIEESTFSAIMNARTISIIILVVSIVIGIGLIFFVRRAITKPLQSLMAGAAVIGDGDLSQEDITIASKDELGKLGTIFNNMKGNLRDLITHIQSNAERLSTSAEELSASAEEMTATTEDVTKQAAETAENSQAATGAAHESAIAMEETAQGIQRIAEASQVLHSSSLHASDTATNGTAIIADAQKQMGVINESASTVNELVQKLAKQTEEIGNITKVITEITEQTNLLALNAAIEAARAGEHGKGFAVVADEVRKLAEESKTSANSITALTTEIQQDTENVERAMASSLVSVQDGVVVITKAGESFETIVGAVGDMTHQIQEVSATAEELSASAEQVSASVAEIATGARTISSNIDTVAAAMEEQSATMNEVTHVATTLSENAQELQEEVQRFKV